A genomic segment from Candidatus Omnitrophota bacterium encodes:
- the argC gene encoding N-acetyl-gamma-glutamyl-phosphate reductase, whose protein sequence is MVRVGIVGATGYAGEELIGILLRHSQVRITSVSAKIDKPEGIEKIFPKFKNKISLVCKEPDIKEIVAECDLVFLALPHTVSMEIAPKLLGAGKKVIDLSADYRLKNTATYTQFYKAKHKDKVSLVKAVYGLPELYRAKIKNAQLIANPGCYPTAAILSLAPLVAFNLADSGSIIIDAKSGVTGAGKKVAESFLFSEINGDFKAYKVNVHQHMPEINQELSKLAAKGIKVIFVPHLLPLNRGILETIYVKKGQRAKGKGQKLISLYKKFYKKEPFVRIKDEGDFPRIKDVVGTNFCDIGIKESADSIIIISAIDNLLKGASGQAVQNMNIMYKFPEYSALI, encoded by the coding sequence ATGGTAAGGGTAGGGATTGTAGGGGCGACGGGTTATGCGGGCGAGGAATTAATCGGTATACTTTTAAGGCACTCGCAGGTAAGAATAACGAGCGTATCTGCCAAAATCGATAAGCCCGAGGGTATAGAAAAGATATTCCCTAAATTCAAAAATAAGATTTCCTTGGTTTGCAAAGAGCCGGATATAAAAGAGATCGTCGCTGAATGCGACCTGGTATTTTTGGCATTACCCCATACCGTCTCCATGGAGATTGCGCCTAAATTATTGGGCGCCGGTAAAAAGGTAATTGATTTAAGCGCCGATTACAGGTTAAAGAATACCGCAACCTATACGCAGTTCTATAAGGCAAAACATAAGGATAAGGTAAGCCTCGTTAAGGCAGTATACGGCCTGCCGGAACTGTATAGGGCTAAAATCAAGAATGCCCAGCTTATTGCTAATCCCGGATGTTATCCGACGGCAGCGATATTATCCCTGGCGCCGCTGGTAGCTTTTAATCTGGCCGATTCAGGTTCTATAATTATCGATGCCAAGTCCGGGGTAACCGGCGCCGGTAAAAAGGTAGCAGAGAGTTTTCTCTTTTCAGAAATCAACGGGGATTTCAAGGCCTATAAGGTCAATGTGCATCAGCATATGCCGGAGATTAATCAGGAGCTGTCAAAGCTGGCGGCTAAAGGGATAAAAGTAATCTTTGTGCCGCATTTGTTGCCTCTGAACAGGGGGATATTAGAGACGATATATGTTAAAAAAGGGCAAAGGGCAAAGGGCAAAGGGCAAAAGTTAATAAGTTTATACAAAAAATTCTATAAGAAAGAGCCGTTTGTGAGAATAAAAGACGAGGGCGATTTTCCAAGAATAAAAGACGTGGTGGGGACGAATTTCTGCGATATCGGGATTAAAGAAAGCGCAGATTCCATAATTATCATTTCTGCCATAGATAATTTATTGAAAGGCGCTTCGGGCCAGGCAGTGCAGAATATGAATATTATGTATAAGTTTCCGGAATACAGCGCGTTAATATGA
- the argJ gene encoding bifunctional glutamate N-acetyltransferase/amino-acid acetyltransferase ArgJ, with protein MKVYKKAILPLGFKANGVASGIKESGKLDLALFYSDIPAKAACLFTTNRIQAAPIQVNKIHLKRGKGYRAIIVNSGNANCFTGESGLRDAQATAKSLAAALKIKKENTLVASTGIIGRRLPLIKIEKAVPALVKGLSGTGIDKAKRAIMTTDTFSKEATVKLAIGKNIVTICGIAKGAGMIAPDMATMLVFIFTDALISQMALTRALGASTDNSFHCITVDGCMSTNDSVMMLANGRAKNTLIDKNGRNFTVFVQGLQAICIELAKMIVRDAEGASKFIQIQVTGAKNFKQARQAALSIANSNLFKTAVYGQNPNFGRIIAAVGASGIDVREEEIRIRVSPLDRKEIKVDVSLNRGSACATVYTSDLTPEYIRINAEYN; from the coding sequence ATGAAAGTATATAAAAAAGCAATTTTGCCTCTGGGTTTTAAAGCTAATGGCGTGGCCTCAGGCATAAAAGAATCCGGAAAGTTAGACCTGGCGCTGTTTTATTCTGATATCCCTGCCAAGGCCGCTTGCCTTTTTACTACTAATAGAATCCAGGCTGCGCCTATACAGGTAAATAAAATCCACCTTAAGAGGGGTAAGGGATATCGGGCAATAATCGTCAATAGCGGCAATGCGAATTGTTTTACCGGAGAATCCGGTTTAAGGGATGCCCAGGCAACAGCTAAAAGTTTAGCCGCCGCCTTAAAGATTAAAAAAGAGAATACCCTGGTTGCCTCTACCGGTATTATCGGCAGGAGATTGCCTTTGATAAAGATTGAAAAAGCCGTGCCCGCCTTAGTAAAAGGATTATCCGGGACTGGCATAGATAAGGCAAAAAGAGCAATCATGACTACGGATACGTTCAGTAAAGAGGCTACTGTGAAACTGGCTATCGGTAAAAATATAGTTACGATTTGCGGTATTGCTAAGGGCGCTGGAATGATTGCGCCGGATATGGCGACCATGCTGGTATTTATTTTTACCGATGCCTTAATTTCACAAATGGCTTTAACCCGGGCCTTAGGGGCATCTACGGATAATTCTTTCCACTGCATTACCGTTGACGGGTGTATGAGCACAAACGATAGCGTTATGATGTTAGCCAACGGCCGGGCAAAGAATACCCTTATAGATAAAAATGGCAGGAATTTTACTGTTTTTGTCCAGGGTTTACAGGCGATCTGTATTGAGTTAGCTAAGATGATTGTCAGGGATGCCGAAGGCGCAAGTAAATTTATTCAAATACAGGTAACTGGGGCAAAAAATTTTAAACAGGCAAGGCAAGCAGCTTTAAGCATTGCTAATTCCAATCTCTTTAAGACTGCCGTTTACGGCCAGAATCCTAATTTCGGCAGGATTATCGCCGCTGTCGGCGCAAGCGGGATAGATGTCAGAGAGGAAGAGATCAGGATAAGGGTAAGCCCCTTGGATAGGAAAGAAATAAAAGTGGACGTGTCTCTTAACAGGGGTAGTGCCTGCGCTACGGTTTATACTTCGGACTTGACACCCGAATATATCAGGATAAACGCAGAGTATAACTAA
- the argB gene encoding acetylglutamate kinase gives MEEAIKKADVLIEALPYIKRFHKKAIVIKYGGSILGEEKIRRGVLEDIVFLSFMGLKPVLVHGGGPNISERIRSEGKKAEFVDGIRVTDAKTLTVVEEELQKLNDIIVNEITELGANAVGLNGQDKKIIQVKKKKAEVDLGLVGHITEINAEPILEEFKSDTVVVVLPMGKGQDKKAYNVNADEAAANIAAALKAEKLVLLTNVKGIMRNPDDPNSFLSTLTVDEAKGLIENNIVQQGMIPKVMACVEALEKGVKKTHIIDARTPHGLLLEIFTDMGVGTEIVR, from the coding sequence ATGGAAGAAGCAATCAAGAAAGCGGATGTATTGATTGAGGCATTGCCTTATATCAAGAGGTTCCATAAGAAGGCGATTGTCATTAAATACGGCGGGAGCATCCTGGGAGAAGAAAAAATCAGGAGAGGAGTCCTGGAGGATATTGTTTTTTTAAGTTTTATGGGTTTAAAGCCGGTATTGGTACATGGGGGAGGCCCGAATATAAGCGAGCGTATTCGTTCAGAAGGGAAGAAGGCGGAATTCGTAGACGGTATACGCGTCACCGATGCAAAGACACTGACTGTTGTGGAAGAGGAGTTGCAGAAATTAAACGATATTATTGTCAATGAGATAACTGAATTAGGCGCAAACGCCGTGGGTTTGAACGGCCAGGATAAAAAGATAATCCAGGTAAAGAAGAAGAAAGCAGAGGTAGACCTGGGGTTAGTCGGCCATATTACTGAAATAAATGCCGAACCGATACTGGAAGAATTTAAGTCTGATACAGTAGTCGTTGTGCTGCCGATGGGCAAAGGCCAGGATAAAAAGGCGTACAATGTCAATGCCGATGAGGCAGCCGCCAATATTGCCGCTGCCCTTAAGGCGGAGAAATTAGTTTTGCTTACTAATGTAAAAGGCATTATGCGTAATCCTGATGACCCGAATTCTTTTTTATCTACTTTAACGGTAGATGAGGCAAAGGGGTTAATTGAAAATAACATTGTCCAGCAGGGGATGATCCCCAAAGTGATGGCCTGCGTTGAGGCATTAGAGAAGGGCGTAAAAAAGACGCATATTATTGATGCGCGCACGCCGCACGGTTTGCTTTTAGAGATATTTACGGATATGGGAGTAGGGACGGAGATTGTAAGATAG
- a CDS encoding aspartate aminotransferase family protein codes for MKKEEILQAYKDYIMPTYTKVPLIFVKGKGSRLWDIHNKAYLDFFPGWGVGNLGHCHPKVVAAVRDQISKLIFIPNNYYHIAQAKLAKEIVYWTHPAKVFFCNSGAEANEAAIKFSRKFGTSTQPSASLSADGERSRTIGNGRYEIITFENSFHGRTLAALAATGQKKYQNGFAPLPEGFKTVKFNDIEEVKKAITEKTVGIMLELIQGEGGINVASRDFVSALSKICAEKNLLLIVDEVQTGIGRTGKLFCYQHYGITPDIVTLAKSLGGGLPIGVMLVKKEIADTLGPGMHASTFGGGPVICKAALAVFRAIQKEKMLTNASRMGEYLFTRLNDLKNKYPAIKETRGLGLMAGVELNIEGKAIVEKCIENGLLINCTHDKVLRLMPALNISKKEIDKAIKILDSVFESFSAL; via the coding sequence ATGAAAAAAGAAGAGATATTGCAGGCATATAAAGATTACATCATGCCGACCTATACCAAGGTTCCTTTGATTTTTGTCAAAGGCAAAGGCAGCCGGCTCTGGGATATCCATAATAAAGCTTATCTGGATTTTTTCCCGGGTTGGGGAGTAGGTAACCTGGGGCATTGCCATCCTAAGGTGGTAGCGGCAGTGCGGGACCAGATTTCCAAATTGATATTTATACCTAATAATTATTACCATATTGCCCAGGCAAAATTAGCCAAGGAGATAGTCTATTGGACTCACCCCGCTAAGGTTTTTTTCTGCAATTCCGGGGCAGAGGCAAATGAGGCAGCCATAAAGTTTAGCCGGAAATTCGGCACTTCGACTCAGCCTTCGGCTTCGCTCAGTGCCGATGGTGAGCGTAGTCGAACCATCGGAAACGGCAGGTATGAAATTATTACTTTCGAAAACTCATTCCACGGCAGGACCCTGGCTGCTTTGGCTGCTACCGGACAGAAAAAATACCAGAACGGGTTTGCGCCTCTACCGGAAGGTTTTAAGACAGTAAAATTTAACGATATTGAGGAAGTCAAAAAGGCCATAACCGAAAAGACAGTAGGCATAATGCTGGAGTTGATCCAGGGGGAAGGCGGGATTAATGTCGCCAGCCGGGATTTTGTTTCGGCGTTAAGTAAGATTTGCGCTGAGAAGAACCTGCTTTTAATCGTAGATGAAGTGCAGACCGGTATCGGCAGGACCGGGAAATTATTCTGCTATCAGCATTACGGCATAACCCCGGATATAGTGACGCTGGCCAAGTCCTTAGGCGGAGGCTTGCCTATCGGCGTGATGTTAGTCAAGAAAGAGATTGCCGATACCTTAGGGCCAGGGATGCATGCCTCTACTTTTGGGGGAGGGCCGGTAATCTGCAAAGCAGCATTGGCAGTATTCAGGGCCATACAAAAGGAAAAGATGCTTACCAATGCCTCCAGGATGGGAGAATATTTATTTACGCGACTGAATGATTTAAAAAATAAGTATCCGGCGATAAAGGAAACAAGGGGTTTGGGCCTGATGGCCGGCGTAGAATTAAATATTGAGGGGAAAGCCATCGTGGAAAAATGCATAGAAAATGGGCTTTTGATTAACTGCACTCACGATAAAGTTTTGCGGCTTATGCCGGCATTAAATATCAGCAAAAAAGAAATTGATAAAGCGATTAAAATACTGGATAGTGTGTTTGAAAGTTTTTCCGCTTTATAA
- the argF gene encoding ornithine carbamoyltransferase: MKKDFICIKDLASGDITDIFTLTDGLKQDKNKYSRVLAGKALALIFQKPSNRTRVSFEVGMYQLGGYSIYLGPDEINLGVRESIKDVARTLSRYVDGIVLRTFEHKNILELAKFSALPVINGLSDLLHPCQALADIYTVREKLKNIKGVTLAYVGDGNNVCNSLLYACASVGMNMHVATPKGYEPDKAVLREAQIIAKENGSTINLFIKPQEAARGADVIYTDVWTSMGQEKEAQIRKKVFKEYQVNKRLMQSAKKGVLIMHCLPAHRGDEITDEAIDSENSVVFDQAENRMHIQKAILIKLLK, translated from the coding sequence ATGAAAAAAGATTTTATTTGTATTAAAGACCTGGCCTCAGGAGATATTACGGATATCTTTACCCTTACTGATGGTTTAAAGCAGGATAAGAATAAATACAGCAGGGTATTGGCAGGCAAGGCCCTGGCCCTAATCTTTCAAAAACCTTCGAACCGCACGCGGGTTTCTTTTGAAGTAGGCATGTATCAGCTGGGAGGATATTCCATATATTTAGGGCCTGATGAAATCAATCTGGGGGTAAGGGAATCTATTAAAGATGTAGCCAGGACTCTTTCCAGGTACGTAGACGGCATAGTATTAAGGACCTTTGAGCATAAAAATATTTTAGAGCTGGCTAAATTTTCCGCTCTGCCGGTAATAAACGGTTTGTCAGACTTGTTGCATCCTTGTCAGGCCCTGGCTGATATTTATACCGTCAGGGAAAAGTTGAAGAATATTAAAGGCGTAACCTTAGCCTATGTAGGAGACGGCAATAATGTCTGCAATTCTTTATTGTATGCCTGTGCCAGCGTAGGTATGAATATGCATGTGGCTACACCTAAAGGATATGAACCGGATAAAGCGGTTTTAAGAGAAGCGCAGATAATCGCTAAAGAAAACGGTTCAACCATAAATCTATTTATCAAACCCCAGGAGGCAGCCAGGGGTGCGGATGTCATTTATACTGATGTCTGGACGAGCATGGGCCAGGAAAAAGAAGCCCAAATTAGAAAGAAGGTATTTAAGGAATACCAGGTGAATAAGAGACTCATGCAGTCAGCCAAAAAGGGTGTTTTAATTATGCATTGCCTGCCGGCGCACAGGGGCGATGAGATCACGGATGAGGCCATTGACAGTGAGAATTCCGTGGTTTTTGATCAGGCAGAGAACAGGATGCATATACAGAAGGCGATCCTTATTAAGTTGCTAAAGTGA
- a CDS encoding prepilin-type N-terminal cleavage/methylation domain-containing protein, giving the protein MKKGFTLIEVIVVVIIIGIIASLYLSSFGTTKEGVLDKEAISNLKLLQVMEKTYEMDTDTYYPASEGSVSDIVTINNNLHLSLPAGSGRSWDYEVWSTGCVQATRKGDDERSWYFKIEDDGSTANCATDGEPNKDDCYTCP; this is encoded by the coding sequence ATGAAAAAAGGTTTTACTTTAATTGAGGTCATTGTTGTCGTTATTATTATTGGCATCATCGCCTCCTTGTATCTTTCATCTTTCGGCACTACGAAGGAAGGCGTCTTAGATAAAGAGGCCATTTCAAATTTAAAATTACTCCAAGTTATGGAAAAGACATATGAGATGGATACGGATACTTATTATCCTGCCTCAGAAGGTTCAGTATCGGATATAGTCACTATCAACAATAACCTGCATCTTTCTTTGCCTGCAGGTTCCGGACGTAGTTGGGACTACGAAGTCTGGAGCACGGGTTGTGTCCAGGCCACGCGAAAGGGCGATGATGAAAGGTCTTGGTATTTTAAGATTGAAGATGACGGGTCTACGGCTAATTGCGCGACCGATGGAGAGCCGAATAAAGATGATTGTTATACCTGTCCATAA
- a CDS encoding argininosuccinate synthase — translation MTDKKKIVLAYSGGLDTSCAVRWLKDQGYEVICFAADLGQGLGGGEDFAAIEARALAAGASKIYIKDLQDEFVEDFVIPALKAGAIYEGKYLLATALGRPLIAKYLVEIAHKEKAEAVAHGCTGKGNDQVRFEVTTGILDPKLEIVAPVRAWDFKSREEEIEYAHTYNIPIDVSKKKPYSIDRNIWGISIEAGILENLEQEPPEDAYLITKSPTGASTYPKYIEISFEKGVPKKIDGKIYKPKNLINHLNEIGGLYGVGRSDLVENRLVGIKSREIYEAPAATILHIAHKELESIVLDRELAHFKEIVSLKYAELVYYGLWYSPLKEALDGFVDSTQKYASGSIKMKLFKGNCVAVGRKSHHSLYKKELSTYGKEDKFDQKLAEGFIKIWGMPYRK, via the coding sequence ATGACGGATAAGAAAAAGATAGTTCTTGCTTATTCCGGGGGGCTAGATACCTCCTGCGCAGTAAGGTGGCTTAAGGATCAAGGATACGAAGTAATCTGTTTTGCCGCGGATTTAGGCCAGGGTTTAGGAGGGGGTGAGGATTTTGCGGCAATAGAGGCACGGGCCTTAGCTGCCGGCGCTTCCAAAATATATATTAAAGACCTTCAGGATGAATTTGTAGAGGATTTTGTTATCCCGGCTTTAAAGGCAGGCGCTATTTATGAAGGTAAATACCTGCTCGCTACAGCATTGGGCAGGCCTTTGATTGCCAAATATCTGGTAGAAATAGCGCATAAAGAAAAGGCCGAGGCCGTAGCCCATGGTTGTACCGGTAAAGGTAATGATCAAGTCAGGTTTGAGGTGACTACGGGAATATTAGACCCAAAATTAGAGATTGTCGCTCCGGTGAGGGCCTGGGATTTTAAGTCGCGGGAAGAAGAAATAGAATACGCGCATACGTATAATATCCCTATAGATGTCAGCAAAAAGAAGCCTTACAGCATTGATAGGAATATCTGGGGTATTAGCATTGAAGCGGGCATCCTGGAAAATCTGGAGCAGGAACCGCCTGAGGACGCTTACCTGATTACCAAGAGCCCGACGGGTGCCTCTACATACCCTAAATATATAGAAATTTCTTTTGAAAAAGGCGTGCCTAAAAAAATAGACGGCAAGATTTATAAACCGAAGAATTTAATCAACCATCTGAATGAGATAGGCGGGCTTTACGGCGTCGGCAGGAGTGACCTGGTTGAAAATAGATTAGTAGGCATTAAATCCAGGGAGATTTACGAAGCGCCTGCGGCGACCATATTGCATATTGCCCATAAAGAATTAGAGAGTATAGTTTTAGACAGGGAACTAGCGCATTTTAAAGAGATAGTTTCGCTTAAATATGCGGAGCTGGTTTATTATGGGCTCTGGTATTCTCCTTTAAAAGAGGCGCTGGATGGCTTTGTGGATTCTACGCAAAAGTATGCCAGCGGTTCGATAAAAATGAAATTATTCAAGGGTAACTGTGTGGCTGTGGGTAGAAAGTCACATCATTCGTTGTATAAAAAGGAATTGAGCACTTACGGCAAAGAAGACAAATTCGACCAGAAATTAGCCGAAGGGTTTATTAAGATATGGGGAATGCCTTATAGGAAATAA
- the argH gene encoding argininosuccinate lyase: MAKKLWGGRFSKKTDPLVEEFTKSIQFDYKLANWDLVGSKLHVIILEKAGLLTSTEALKLKEGLGAIHAQLRNKEFKKTDRNEDIHTYIQNALQNRIGDLALKLHTARSRNDQVVFATKLYCRECILCSCKLILELTKEIISLAEKNSDIVIPGFTHLQHAQPVLLQDYLEAYEDMLIRDTERLTSIAKNMKAIMGAGALAGTPISSNEYKIKAGEQLKKIGIDFIEAIENSLDSVSDRDFVIETISALSILAMHLSRLAEDLIIWSTKEFDFVEINESFCTGSSLMPQKKNPDVLELIRGYAGRLYGNLVSVLTMMKGLPLTYNRDMQLDKEPLFNSFEIVSSELKVLSGLIKTLKFNKPKIEEHLKDEGLYATDIVYYLVDKKIPFKEAHTIIGKLIKYSLGNEIKIKDMPENLLRKFSNKFVKKEIVKLFDPLVSVKSKKSIKR; encoded by the coding sequence ATGGCGAAGAAATTATGGGGCGGAAGATTCAGCAAAAAAACAGACCCATTAGTAGAGGAGTTTACTAAGTCGATACAATTTGACTATAAGCTAGCTAACTGGGATTTAGTTGGTTCAAAATTACATGTAATTATATTAGAAAAAGCCGGATTGTTAACGTCAACTGAGGCATTAAAACTAAAAGAGGGATTGGGGGCTATTCATGCTCAGCTAAGAAATAAGGAGTTTAAAAAGACAGATAGAAACGAAGATATCCATACTTATATTCAGAATGCACTGCAAAATAGAATTGGAGATTTGGCTTTGAAACTACATACTGCAAGATCCAGGAATGATCAAGTTGTATTCGCAACTAAATTATACTGTAGAGAATGCATTCTTTGTTCTTGTAAACTCATCTTGGAGCTTACAAAAGAGATTATAAGTTTAGCAGAGAAAAATTCGGATATTGTTATTCCTGGGTTTACACATCTACAGCATGCTCAGCCGGTATTATTGCAGGATTACTTAGAAGCATATGAAGACATGCTTATCAGGGATACAGAGAGGTTAACATCTATTGCTAAGAATATGAAGGCTATTATGGGCGCAGGAGCGCTTGCAGGTACGCCTATTAGTTCCAATGAATATAAAATTAAGGCAGGAGAACAATTAAAAAAGATAGGCATTGATTTTATAGAAGCGATTGAAAATTCACTTGATTCGGTCAGCGATAGGGATTTTGTTATTGAAACCATCAGTGCTCTATCGATCCTTGCAATGCACCTATCTAGATTAGCTGAAGATTTAATTATCTGGTCAACAAAAGAATTTGATTTTGTGGAAATCAATGAATCTTTCTGCACCGGTAGTTCGCTGATGCCACAGAAGAAAAATCCTGACGTATTAGAACTAATTAGGGGCTATGCTGGCAGGTTGTATGGTAATTTAGTGAGCGTATTAACGATGATGAAAGGTCTGCCTCTGACATACAATAGAGATATGCAGTTAGATAAAGAACCGCTATTTAATTCTTTTGAAATAGTCTCCAGCGAATTGAAAGTATTAAGCGGTTTAATTAAAACGTTGAAATTCAATAAGCCCAAGATAGAAGAGCACCTGAAAGATGAAGGCCTCTATGCAACTGACATTGTGTATTACCTTGTAGATAAGAAGATTCCTTTTAAGGAAGCGCATACTATTATAGGAAAACTAATAAAATATTCGCTTGGTAATGAGATCAAAATTAAAGATATGCCGGAGAATTTATTAAGGAAGTTTTCCAATAAATTTGTTAAGAAAGAAATAGTTAAGTTATTTGATCCTTTGGTTTCGGTAAAGTCTAAGAAGTCAATTAAGAGGTAA
- the lysA gene encoding diaminopimelate decarboxylase, with amino-acid sequence MHEFKYKGSHLYCENVRVEDLARRFGTPLYIYSYHTLIGHFLKLKTAFAPIQPLICYSVKANSNLAILKALVDKGAGLDIVSGGELFRASQAGCPADKIVYASVGKTGREIEDAIKKRILFFNVESIPELENINRISKRLSRVTRVAIRINPDVEPKTHKFITTGKITNKFGIDFKNAYRILLARDKFANLNICGLHIHIGSQITESAPYLAAITKIADFIWQLRRKGIELEYLNIGGGLGIIYNKETPQTAQIFAKRITPSLEKTGLKIILEPGRFIVGNAGILVAKVLYIKNTPKKKFVIIDAGMNDLIRPALYDAYHQILPLRVTSYLPVRHAGELRVTSKVDVVGPICESADFIAKDRKLPRVREGDHLAVMGAGAYGFSMSSNYNSRLRAQEVLVVKDKVFTIRKRESYADLVQNEVIPPFLFGL; translated from the coding sequence ATGCACGAATTCAAATATAAAGGAAGCCATCTTTACTGTGAGAATGTTAGGGTTGAGGATTTAGCCAGGCGTTTCGGCACGCCGCTTTATATCTACAGCTACCATACTCTCATCGGCCATTTTCTGAAGCTGAAAACTGCCTTCGCTCCTATACAACCGCTCATTTGTTATTCGGTGAAGGCGAATTCCAACTTAGCTATTTTAAAAGCTTTAGTAGATAAAGGCGCGGGATTAGATATCGTTTCCGGCGGAGAGCTCTTCCGCGCATCGCAAGCCGGTTGTCCGGCAGATAAAATTGTCTATGCCTCAGTGGGTAAAACAGGCCGGGAGATAGAGGACGCCATAAAAAAAAGAATCCTCTTTTTCAATGTGGAGTCTATCCCTGAATTAGAGAATATTAACCGCATATCTAAAAGGCTAAGCAGGGTTACTCGGGTGGCCATACGCATCAATCCTGACGTGGAGCCCAAGACCCACAAATTCATTACTACGGGTAAAATTACCAATAAATTCGGCATAGATTTTAAAAATGCCTATAGAATACTGCTTGCGCGCGATAAATTCGCCAATTTAAATATCTGCGGTTTGCACATACATATCGGTTCGCAGATTACCGAGAGCGCGCCTTACCTCGCCGCCATAACCAAGATAGCGGATTTCATCTGGCAGTTAAGGCGAAAAGGCATAGAATTGGAATATCTGAATATAGGAGGAGGCCTGGGGATTATCTATAATAAAGAAACCCCTCAGACCGCTCAGATATTTGCCAAAAGGATTACACCCTCATTAGAAAAAACAGGGCTAAAAATAATTCTGGAGCCCGGAAGGTTTATCGTAGGTAATGCCGGCATCCTGGTGGCTAAAGTTCTGTATATTAAAAATACGCCCAAAAAGAAATTTGTGATTATTGACGCAGGGATGAATGATTTAATCCGGCCCGCTTTATACGATGCTTATCATCAAATTTTACCATTACGAGTTACGAGTTACCTGCCTGTCCGGCATGCAGGTGAGTTACGAGTTACGAGTAAAGTAGATGTAGTCGGCCCTATTTGCGAAAGCGCAGATTTCATCGCCAAGGATAGAAAATTGCCCCGCGTTAGAGAAGGGGATCACCTGGCGGTAATGGGCGCGGGTGCCTACGGCTTTAGCATGTCTTCTAACTATAACTCCCGGCTGAGGGCACAGGAAGTTTTGGTAGTTAAAGATAAAGTTTTTACAATCAGAAAAAGAGAATCTTACGCGGATTTGGTCCAGAATGAGGTAATTCCGCCTTTTCTTTTTGGTTTGTAA
- the dapF gene encoding diaminopimelate epimerase, whose protein sequence is MRKIDFTKIVASGNDFAVIENSRQLSVFSFQSLAKKICERKYGVGADGLLILEKSRVADVRMRIFNPDGSEAQMCGNGARATALYKKSSKVKIETKAGIIESEVKRDNVKIKLTEPKEIKLDLPVRLRNRTLRVNFINTGVPHAVIFVADLDKIDVTDLGRQVRYHKQFAPQGTNADFIEVLDKRNIKLRTYERGVENETLACGTGAVASALITAYSLQLTAYSRINIHTKSGEILKVYFEKTGRKFSDVWLEGKARIVYKGAYYV, encoded by the coding sequence ATGCGAAAGATTGATTTTACCAAAATAGTGGCATCAGGAAACGACTTCGCGGTTATTGAGAACAGTCGTCAGTTGTCAGTTTTTAGCTTTCAGTCTTTAGCCAAAAAAATATGTGAACGGAAATACGGAGTAGGCGCTGACGGGTTACTTATTTTAGAAAAATCCAGGGTTGCCGATGTAAGAATGCGCATTTTTAATCCCGATGGTTCGGAGGCCCAAATGTGCGGCAATGGGGCCAGGGCAACCGCGCTCTATAAAAAATCCAGTAAAGTAAAAATCGAAACCAAAGCAGGGATAATCGAATCCGAGGTAAAGCGGGATAACGTAAAAATAAAACTCACTGAACCAAAAGAAATAAAGTTGGATTTACCCGTTAGGCTCAGGAATAGAACTTTACGCGTAAATTTTATCAATACCGGTGTTCCGCATGCCGTAATCTTCGTCGCAGATTTAGACAAGATAGATGTGACAGATTTGGGTAGGCAGGTACGTTACCATAAACAATTCGCTCCGCAAGGGACCAATGCCGATTTTATAGAGGTGTTGGATAAAAGGAATATAAAACTTAGGACTTATGAAAGAGGCGTAGAAAATGAGACCCTAGCTTGCGGGACAGGGGCGGTCGCCTCAGCTTTAATTACAGCTTACAGCTTACAGCTTACAGCTTACAGCAGGATAAATATACATACCAAGAGTGGAGAAATATTAAAGGTCTATTTTGAAAAAACAGGCCGGAAATTCAGCGATGTCTGGTTAGAAGGTAAGGCCAGGATAGTTTACAAAGGAGCGTATTATGTTTAG